The following nucleotide sequence is from Fulvitalea axinellae.
TGAAGCATTCGGTTTACAGTTCGGGCGCATCCGCCGCAAAGGGTCTGGACGCGGTCGAGAAGTGTATTCTGTTCTTGGACAATCACCGGTTGGCCGAAGAGCTCGGACGACGTTCGGTTGAGCTGATTTCGAAAGAAGATTCGATTAAGGACGCTCCTGAGATTTTCAGGAAGATTCGAAAACTGATTCATTATTACCGAAATCAAGGCCAGAAATTGCCGCATTGGTTGAATACCTTTATCACAAACGGTTATTCGCATTATTGCACAATGCTGCCAAAGGCATTCGTAGACGAGGACGTTTCGCCCGACAAAGTGGCCGCCATGACGGGTTTTGTGTTGACGCTCGAAACATTGGCCTTATCGCTGGGTTGTAATCGCGATCAATTTGTTATCGCCATCAAACAGTCGCGCCCCACACAGCCGACCAAACTGGCCTTGTTGTGGACCGCCGAGTTGATTCTTTCGATGAAGGAACTGAGCGAAATCAGAGCCTACTTTGATGAACTGTTGAGCAATCCGATGCGATTGGCGACTTTCCCCGACTATCTGAAGGGTTTCATCATGGCGCTCGATTTTACTTCGGTAACGGTTTCCTTTACGATCGAATTGTTTTCGAAAGCCTTCCAGCGTTTGCCCGATTCCATTCTGCTTCCGTGGCTTCCAAGTCTGATCACGACTCTCCAAAAGGAGAATCCCGATTTGATGTCGAAGATCGTGAAAGAAGCGGGAATGCTCTTTCCCAACACTTTGCAAGATCTCAAAAACTGGCAACCTGCTTGGGAAAAAAGTGAAACGGCAACGCCTAAAAAGGCGGTCCAAAAGCAAACCGAATTAACGGCCGAACAGAAACAAGCCAATGCGCTCATTCATGAGCATAAGGATACGGCCGTGGCTATGGCAAGCCTGTTAAACTTCGATCTATCATTCGAAAGTGCAACGGAAAGCGAAGCTTCGTCTGTTGGTTTGAGTGAAGAGGAAAAACAAGCCAATCAGCTTATTCTGAGTTATTCTGATTCGATGGATGTGATGGAGAAGTTGTTGTTTTGATGTGGGTTGAGTTTTGATGATTTTTAAAAAAAAAGCCTTGCTCTGGTATTGATTATTGGGGTGAGGCTTTTTTGGTTTTGAGCAGGGACCGGACGTGATGTATACTAACGTTACTACCCCAAAGGGAAAAGGCGACGGAAACGGGCCCTGTTTTTTATTGTTTTTAGGCACGGATCCAATCCTGTACTTGTTGGGCGATGGTATGTTCCCATTCAAGAATGTCAGTGCTGGGAGCGATACGGATTAGGCCTCCGTGTTTGCCCTGGCCGTGGAAAACGGCCTTGATATCGTCGGATTCCGAATTGTGGTGGGGGTAGACCAGGGCCGATTGGTTGGCTTGGAAGTAGTGTTTGTAGGCGAAGGTTTGTTGGAGGTCCCTTGAGGACGGTCGGCCGTAGTCGATGTTTTTCCATTTTGTGTCGAGAATAATGTTTTCGGATTGTGCCCGCTCGTGATTTTGTGTTTGGGATGCGGGTGTCGCTTTGGGCGTCAGTAGGATATCCGGGCGGAGCGTGGAGTTTTCCCAGAACCTTTTGGTTTGTTGGGCGTGGACGGTGTAGGGGAAATCTTCCTCGGTTTCCTGTTTTTTTAGGCTTTTGTAGACGAATTTCTCCCATAGGGTATTCATGTCGAACATCAGGGCCAAGGATTGGGTGTCGCCGGCGGAGAGGTCTGGATGGAGGCTGAGGAGTATCAGGCGGGCTATTCCTAGAGCTTGCTCATAGGGTTTCGTCTTGCGGTTTAGGGTGATTTTGTCGAAGGTTGTGGCGTCGATACGGGGTAGCGGGGCCGTGTCGGGCATATCTTGGCGCAGGGCTTTGGCCTGTTGTTGGCTGTGGCCGGCGGTGCGGGCGATTGCGTCGAGGGTGGCGTTCAGGATTTGGTGCAGGCGGTGGTTTTGGTCGTATACGGTATGGTGTACGTGGAAACGTTCTTTGTGGACGGTGTTTTTGCGGATATGGTTCGGGAAGTCGAGGCGCCCTTTGAGTGCTTTCTGTTGGCTTTGGGTTTGCCGGTATTTTTTGACGAGTCCGCGTCGGAAGAGGTAATCGGTTTCGGCAAGGAACCAGTGGAAGTACAGGTCGAGGAGATCGGTCTTTTTTGTCTTGACCTTGGCGCGGGTGGGGGCGT
It contains:
- a CDS encoding McrC family protein gives rise to the protein MNITTYEHQTLKIGHTLNGHTITADHIEALQRFHAREPRYFSPIYRGVKFNQHVGVIHTAGITVEILPKIDRHTDDEQNWRDLLFGMLKAIGDLKVHAPTRAKVKTKKTDLLDLYFHWFLAETDYLFRRGLVKKYRQTQSQQKALKGRLDFPNHIRKNTVHKERFHVHHTVYDQNHRLHQILNATLDAIARTAGHSQQQAKALRQDMPDTAPLPRIDATTFDKITLNRKTKPYEQALGIARLILLSLHPDLSAGDTQSLALMFDMNTLWEKFVYKSLKKQETEEDFPYTVHAQQTKRFWENSTLRPDILLTPKATPASQTQNHERAQSENIILDTKWKNIDYGRPSSRDLQQTFAYKHYFQANQSALVYPHHNSESDDIKAVFHGQGKHGGLIRIAPSTDILEWEHTIAQQVQDWIRA